In the Streptomyces sp. cg36 genome, one interval contains:
- the hisG gene encoding ATP phosphoribosyltransferase translates to MLRIAVPNKGSLSGPASAMLHEAGYQMRKESKELVLVDPENEVEFFYLRPRDIAIYVSSGRLDIGITGRDLLLDSGADAEEILPLGFARSTFRYATKPGTAKDVGDFGGMTIATSYEGIVAQHLKDSGVDASVVHLDGAVETAIELGVAQIIADVVETGTSLRNAGLEVISEPIMKSEAVVIRRTGADVEEPKVQQFLRRLQGVLVARSYVMMDYDCRAEHLEQAVALTPGLESPTVSPLHNEGWVAVRAMVPAKEAQRIMDDLYELGARAILTTAIHACRL, encoded by the coding sequence ATGCTGCGCATCGCCGTTCCCAACAAGGGTTCACTGTCCGGACCTGCGTCGGCGATGCTCCATGAGGCCGGCTACCAGATGCGCAAGGAGTCCAAGGAACTCGTCCTGGTCGACCCCGAGAACGAGGTCGAGTTCTTCTACCTGCGCCCCCGCGACATCGCGATCTACGTCAGCTCCGGCCGCCTGGACATCGGCATCACCGGCCGCGACCTGCTGCTCGACTCCGGCGCCGACGCCGAGGAGATCCTGCCCCTCGGCTTCGCCCGCTCCACCTTCCGCTACGCCACCAAGCCCGGCACCGCCAAGGACGTCGGCGACTTCGGCGGCATGACGATCGCCACCTCGTACGAGGGGATCGTCGCCCAGCACCTCAAGGACAGCGGCGTCGACGCCTCCGTCGTGCACCTGGACGGCGCCGTGGAGACCGCGATCGAGCTGGGCGTCGCCCAGATCATCGCGGACGTCGTGGAGACCGGCACCTCGCTGCGCAACGCGGGCCTCGAAGTGATCAGCGAGCCGATCATGAAGTCCGAGGCCGTCGTCATCCGCCGCACCGGCGCGGACGTCGAGGAGCCCAAGGTGCAGCAGTTCCTGCGCCGCCTCCAGGGCGTCCTGGTCGCCCGCAGCTACGTGATGATGGACTACGACTGCCGCGCCGAGCACCTGGAGCAGGCCGTCGCCCTCACCCCGGGCCTGGAGTCGCCGACCGTCTCCCCGCTCCACAACGAGGGCTGGGTCGCCGTGCGCGCCATGGTCCCCGCCAAGGAGGCCCAGCGGATCATGGACGACCTGTACGAGCTGGGCGCCCGCGCCATCCTCACCACGGCCATCCACGCCTGCCGTCTCTGA
- a CDS encoding bifunctional 3,4-dihydroxy-2-butanone-4-phosphate synthase/GTP cyclohydrolase II, which yields MSATTPTWYSTDNREDLSLDPVEQAIRDIAAGRPVVVVDDEDRENEGDLVVAAEKATPEIVAFMMSECRGLICAPMEGEALDRLRLPQMVDQNTESMKTAFTVSVDATAAFGVSTGISAADRATTLRLLADGQAKAGDFVRPGHVFPLRARPGGVLARNGHTEAAVDLARLAGLAPAGAIVEIAGEDGVMLRLPELIPFARKHGLTIISIEDLIAYRRSAEPTVRREAEVHLPTSFGEFTAYGYRSTVDGVEHVALVHGELGDGEDVLVRVHSECLTGDIFHSLRCDCGPQLQASMERITEAGRGVVVYLRGHEGRGIGLLSKLRAYELQEQGRDTLDANLELGLPADARDYAAGAQILDDLGVRSLRLMTNNPEKTDALVRHGLKVTGREPMPVKAGEHNLRYLRTKRDRMGHDLPWLDATASACGNQ from the coding sequence ATGAGCGCCACCACACCCACCTGGTACTCCACCGACAACCGCGAGGACCTCTCCCTCGACCCCGTCGAGCAGGCCATCCGCGACATCGCGGCCGGCCGCCCGGTCGTGGTCGTCGACGACGAGGACCGCGAGAACGAGGGCGACCTCGTCGTCGCCGCCGAGAAGGCCACCCCCGAGATCGTCGCCTTCATGATGAGCGAGTGCCGCGGGCTGATCTGCGCCCCCATGGAGGGCGAGGCGCTCGACCGGCTCCGGCTGCCGCAGATGGTCGACCAGAACACCGAGTCGATGAAGACCGCGTTCACCGTCTCGGTCGACGCCACCGCCGCGTTCGGCGTCTCCACCGGCATCTCCGCCGCCGACCGCGCCACCACCCTGCGCCTGCTCGCCGACGGACAGGCCAAGGCGGGCGACTTCGTCCGCCCCGGCCACGTCTTCCCGCTGCGCGCCAGGCCCGGCGGCGTGCTGGCCCGCAACGGCCACACCGAGGCCGCCGTCGACCTCGCCCGGCTCGCCGGGCTCGCCCCGGCCGGCGCCATCGTGGAGATCGCGGGCGAGGACGGCGTGATGCTGCGGCTGCCCGAGCTGATCCCGTTCGCCCGCAAGCACGGCCTGACGATCATCTCCATCGAGGACCTGATCGCCTACCGCCGCTCCGCCGAACCCACCGTGCGCCGCGAGGCCGAGGTCCATCTGCCCACCTCCTTCGGCGAGTTCACCGCCTACGGCTACCGCTCCACCGTCGACGGCGTCGAGCACGTCGCCCTGGTCCACGGCGAGCTCGGCGACGGTGAGGACGTCCTGGTGCGGGTCCACTCCGAGTGCCTGACCGGCGACATCTTCCACTCGCTGCGCTGCGACTGCGGCCCCCAGCTGCAGGCGTCCATGGAGCGCATCACCGAGGCGGGCCGCGGCGTCGTCGTCTATCTGCGCGGCCACGAGGGCCGCGGCATCGGACTGCTCTCCAAGCTGCGCGCCTACGAGCTCCAGGAGCAGGGCCGCGACACGCTCGACGCCAACCTGGAGCTAGGGCTGCCCGCCGACGCCCGCGACTACGCGGCGGGCGCGCAGATCCTGGACGACCTGGGCGTCCGCAGCCTGCGGCTGATGACCAACAACCCCGAGAAGACCGACGCCCTGGTCCGCCACGGCCTCAAGGTCACCGGCCGGGAGCCGATGCCGGTCAAGGCGGGCGAGCACAATCTGCGGTACCTGCGCACCAAGCGCGACCGGATGGGCCACGACCTGCCGTGGCTGGACGCGACCGCGTCGGCCTGCGGCAACCAGTAG
- a CDS encoding PH domain-containing protein: MSAPAPQLPALPVTFRPTLTRAVLLSVGAVMFVVISGVALLLENMSGGERASFVFTAAMFLAVLALLSRPKVVADDAGVTVVNLTRTRRLAWAEILRVNLRPGDPWVFLDLSDGTSLPALGIQPGIAKQRAIRDARALRALAESHGTRQDG, translated from the coding sequence GTGTCCGCCCCCGCGCCCCAACTCCCCGCTCTCCCGGTCACGTTCCGGCCGACCCTCACCCGGGCCGTGCTGCTGAGCGTCGGTGCCGTGATGTTCGTCGTGATCAGCGGCGTCGCACTGCTCCTGGAGAACATGAGCGGGGGCGAGCGGGCCAGCTTCGTGTTCACCGCGGCGATGTTCCTCGCGGTCCTCGCCCTGCTGAGCCGCCCCAAGGTCGTCGCCGACGACGCCGGGGTCACGGTCGTCAACCTCACCCGCACCCGGCGCCTGGCCTGGGCGGAGATCCTGCGCGTCAACCTCCGCCCGGGCGACCCCTGGGTCTTCCTGGACCTCAGCGACGGCACCAGCCTGCCCGCGCTCGGCATCCAGCCCGGCATCGCCAAGCAGCGGGCCATCCGCGACGCCCGGGCGCTGCGCGCCCTCGCCGAGTCGCACGGCACCCGCCAGGACGGCTGA
- a CDS encoding hemolysin family protein encodes MTIPLLLLAAAFLLILANGFFVAAEFGLVTVERPDAERAAADGDRRAAGVVEALRELSFQLSGTQLGITITSLVVGMLAEPALAGLLDGPLTSAGLPDGVAPGVSVVVGMLLASAVQMVIGELVPKNWAVSRPLQVARFVAGPQNRFSRLFRPVISLLNTVANRLVRVFGVEPADELASARTPGELVSLARHSARAGAIEQDTADLFVRTLALGRLTAENVMTPRVKVSALQTSATAADVLNLTRATGLSRFPVYRERIDEVVGMVHLKDALAVPPQDRQRTPAALIAVAPLLVPETLPVQQLLERLRSEQPIAVVVDEYGGTAGVVTLEDIVEELVGEVRDEHDAEGDGAPELAAVASDDGRPAWEADGSCRVLSLRRIGLDAPDGPYETVAGLVADLLGRIPVPGDRAELPGWRIQVRRVERYRAERVRFVRTADRTADAPSVVEAVR; translated from the coding sequence ATGACCATCCCCCTTCTGCTGCTCGCCGCGGCATTCCTTCTGATCCTCGCCAACGGGTTCTTCGTGGCCGCCGAATTCGGCCTGGTCACCGTGGAACGGCCGGACGCCGAACGGGCCGCGGCCGACGGCGACCGCCGGGCCGCCGGTGTCGTCGAAGCCCTGCGCGAGCTCTCCTTCCAGCTCTCCGGCACCCAGCTCGGCATCACCATCACCTCGCTGGTCGTCGGCATGCTCGCCGAGCCCGCGCTCGCCGGACTGCTCGACGGGCCGCTCACCTCGGCGGGCCTGCCCGACGGCGTGGCCCCCGGCGTCAGCGTCGTCGTCGGCATGCTGCTGGCCTCCGCCGTGCAGATGGTGATCGGTGAACTCGTCCCGAAGAACTGGGCGGTCTCCCGGCCGCTCCAGGTCGCCCGCTTCGTCGCCGGACCGCAGAACCGCTTCTCGCGGCTCTTCCGCCCGGTGATCTCCCTGCTCAACACCGTCGCCAACCGGCTGGTCCGGGTCTTCGGCGTGGAGCCCGCCGACGAGCTGGCCTCCGCCCGCACCCCGGGCGAACTGGTCTCGCTGGCCCGGCACTCGGCGCGGGCCGGCGCCATCGAGCAGGACACCGCCGACCTCTTCGTGCGCACCCTCGCGCTCGGCCGGCTCACCGCGGAGAACGTGATGACCCCGCGCGTCAAGGTCAGTGCGCTCCAGACCTCCGCGACCGCCGCCGACGTCCTCAACCTGACCCGCGCCACCGGCCTCTCCCGCTTCCCCGTCTACCGGGAGCGGATCGACGAGGTCGTCGGCATGGTCCACCTCAAGGACGCGCTCGCGGTGCCGCCGCAGGACCGGCAGCGCACCCCCGCCGCGCTGATCGCGGTGGCGCCGCTGCTGGTCCCCGAGACCCTGCCCGTGCAGCAGCTGCTGGAGCGGCTGCGCAGCGAGCAGCCGATAGCCGTGGTCGTCGACGAGTACGGCGGCACCGCCGGGGTCGTCACCCTGGAGGACATCGTGGAGGAACTCGTCGGCGAGGTGCGCGACGAGCACGACGCCGAGGGCGACGGCGCGCCCGAGCTCGCCGCCGTGGCGAGCGACGACGGCCGCCCCGCGTGGGAGGCCGACGGCAGCTGCCGGGTGCTGTCCCTGCGGCGGATCGGGCTCGACGCGCCGGACGGGCCGTACGAGACGGTGGCCGGGCTGGTCGCCGACCTCCTGGGCCGCATCCCGGTCCCCGGCGACCGGGCCGAACTGCCCGGCTGGCGCATCCAGGTCCGCCGGGTCGAGCGGTACCGGGCCGAGCGGGTGCGCTTCGTGCGCACCGCCGACCGGACCGCCGACGCGCCGAGTGTGGTGGAG
- a CDS encoding nicotinamide riboside transporter PnuC yields the protein MNWLNSEAFTAFGQHIKWSDMVGNTTGLLALALGWRRSIWTWPAQFLSGVILFAAFASGHLSGSAGKQVVVMAVAAWGWWQWSGGRRQAQDGTLAIRFATWRERAALAGGAALGTVAVASLFTAYPTLSWDPWPDAYVFVGTVVAMYAQARGMVEFWFAWLLVDAVGVPLNFANGYAFSGFVYVIYGAIVLWGLRDWWLRSRTSAQPVLEGAAA from the coding sequence GTGAACTGGCTCAACTCCGAGGCGTTCACCGCCTTCGGACAGCACATCAAGTGGTCCGACATGGTCGGCAACACCACCGGTCTGCTCGCCCTCGCCCTCGGCTGGCGGCGCTCCATCTGGACCTGGCCCGCCCAGTTCCTCTCCGGCGTCATCCTCTTCGCGGCCTTCGCCTCCGGCCACCTCTCCGGCAGCGCCGGCAAGCAGGTCGTCGTGATGGCCGTGGCCGCGTGGGGCTGGTGGCAGTGGAGCGGCGGCCGGCGCCAGGCGCAGGACGGCACCCTCGCCATCCGCTTCGCCACCTGGCGCGAGCGCGCGGCCCTCGCGGGCGGCGCGGCGCTCGGCACGGTGGCCGTGGCGAGCCTGTTCACCGCGTACCCGACGCTCTCCTGGGACCCCTGGCCGGACGCCTACGTCTTCGTCGGCACCGTCGTCGCCATGTACGCCCAGGCGCGCGGCATGGTCGAGTTCTGGTTCGCCTGGCTCCTGGTCGACGCGGTGGGCGTGCCGCTCAACTTCGCCAACGGATACGCCTTCTCCGGCTTCGTCTACGTCATCTACGGCGCAATCGTCCTGTGGGGCCTGCGCGACTGGTGGCTGCGCTCCCGTACGAGCGCGCAGCCCGTCCTGGAAGGAGCGGCGGCATGA
- a CDS encoding phosphoribosyl-ATP diphosphatase — protein sequence MANKPLKSFEELFAELQLKAAGGDPSTSRTAELVDKGVHAIGKKVVEEAAEVWMAAEYESKDAAAEEISQLLYHVQVMMVARGISLDDVYAHL from the coding sequence ATGGCGAACAAACCCCTCAAGAGTTTCGAAGAGCTCTTCGCCGAGCTCCAGCTCAAGGCCGCCGGCGGCGACCCGTCCACCTCTCGCACCGCCGAGCTGGTGGACAAGGGCGTGCATGCCATCGGCAAGAAGGTCGTCGAGGAGGCCGCCGAAGTCTGGATGGCCGCCGAGTACGAGAGCAAGGACGCCGCCGCCGAGGAGATCTCGCAGCTGCTGTACCACGTCCAGGTGATGATGGTCGCGCGCGGGATCTCCCTCGACGACGTCTACGCGCACCTCTGA
- the ribH gene encoding 6,7-dimethyl-8-ribityllumazine synthase, which yields MSGKGAPELSVRNCADLRVAVIAAQWHEKVMDGLVDGALRALHELGIDEPTLLRVPGSFELPVVAKVLAGRGYDAVVALGVVIRGGTPHFDYVCQGVTNGLTQVSVETGVPIGFGVLTCDTEEQALDRAGLEGSNEDKGHEAVTAAVATAATLRTVSEPWR from the coding sequence GTGAGTGGCAAGGGCGCACCCGAACTGTCCGTACGCAACTGCGCAGACCTCCGGGTCGCCGTGATCGCGGCGCAGTGGCACGAGAAGGTCATGGACGGACTCGTCGACGGCGCCCTGCGCGCCCTGCACGAGCTCGGCATCGACGAGCCGACCCTGCTGCGCGTCCCGGGCAGCTTCGAGCTCCCGGTCGTCGCCAAGGTCCTGGCCGGACGCGGGTACGATGCGGTCGTCGCCCTCGGCGTCGTCATCAGGGGCGGTACGCCGCACTTCGATTACGTGTGCCAGGGTGTCACCAACGGCCTCACCCAGGTCAGCGTCGAGACCGGTGTACCCATCGGCTTCGGGGTGCTGACCTGCGACACCGAGGAGCAGGCCCTGGACCGGGCCGGCCTCGAAGGGTCCAACGAGGACAAGGGCCACGAAGCGGTCACCGCCGCCGTCGCCACCGCCGCCACGCTGCGTACCGTCAGCGAACCCTGGCGCTGA
- a CDS encoding riboflavin synthase has translation MFTGIVEELGEVTAVEKLGDSSRFRLRGPVVTEGARHGDSIAVNGVCLTVVETGDGEFTADVMEETLRRSSLGALGVGSRVNLERPMAVGGRLGGHIVQGHVDGTGAVVARTPSENWEIVEISLPAELSRYVVEKGSITVDGISLTVVEAGSGHFTVSLIPTTLALTTLGHKQPGDPVNLEVDVIAKYVERLLGARTGEDPK, from the coding sequence GTGTTCACCGGAATCGTCGAAGAGCTGGGTGAGGTCACCGCCGTCGAGAAGCTCGGCGACTCCTCCCGCTTCCGCCTGCGCGGCCCCGTGGTGACCGAGGGCGCCCGGCACGGCGACTCGATCGCCGTCAACGGCGTCTGTCTGACCGTCGTGGAGACCGGCGACGGCGAGTTCACCGCCGACGTCATGGAGGAGACGCTCCGGCGCTCCAGCCTCGGCGCGCTCGGCGTCGGCTCCCGGGTCAACCTGGAGCGGCCGATGGCCGTGGGCGGGCGCCTGGGCGGGCACATCGTCCAGGGACACGTGGACGGCACGGGCGCCGTCGTGGCGCGCACGCCCTCGGAGAACTGGGAGATCGTCGAGATCTCGCTGCCCGCCGAGCTCAGCCGCTATGTGGTGGAGAAGGGCTCGATCACCGTCGACGGCATCAGCCTCACCGTCGTGGAGGCGGGCAGCGGCCACTTCACCGTCAGCCTCATCCCGACCACCCTCGCGCTGACCACGCTCGGCCACAAGCAGCCCGGCGACCCGGTCAACCTGGAGGTCGACGTGATCGCCAAGTACGTCGAGCGGCTGCTCGGCGCGCGGACCGGGGAGGACCCCAAGTGA